The genomic DNA TCTTAATTTTGGGCCGTTGTGCGATATTAAACAGCCTTTATCCCTCCTCAATGAATTGTGcaatcacataaaaaaaacaaatccgtAGTCGGGgcagttccagagattagcgcagagaaatttaaaaaaaaaaccacaaaactttttttcaaTATACCTTACCTACAGACATACATAAAAGCCAAAATTTTTTCTATATAACATCACGTTATTCAACTTATTGACAGTGTGAAGTGGGGCTTCAGAAAGTAGTCGGTGATACGAACAAAATAGATATTATAGGATTATGTGTCTATCATTATCAACAATGCTGAGCCATGATAACGATCTCAGTGAGACATCACCGTCAACAAAATCGCATTTTGCCGCTCAGTAATCACAGAGCACCATAAGATACGCATGTCTTTAGTACGAGAGTAATATCCATGTACAGTTTTAATgggataaaatgaaaaaataaaaacattcgcCAAAAGCAATTTGGATGTGCCGTGTCAATTCAATTACTAACGCCGAGCGCTTCAGTACCTCGTTGAAGATTAGGGCAATGAAAAAGTATTGCAGGAAAAAACCTAGCAAGCATTTAATAGACAGGTAGGCAATCTAAGCTTTTGATTATGTTTCAAAGTTATCTAAAGTTTATTAGTACTCACTACGTTTTACGTTTATCGTTAAGTAGATATACTATCAAAGgctttgttaagtttattttactagAGATCGCTTAGTGGTTTGCACACACACTTCACACTTTTCCAAGTACTCAATTTACTTTAAAAGGGCTACGAAATTTTTCTTCACGCCTTAATAAAGTACCGACAACATTCTTGAAAAGAAACCAACACCAAAGATTGTTTTTGAAGTTTGAAGAAGACATGCTGTTTCATGAATGCCATGAAGAAGAACATATTTGGAAATGTGATACTTCTTCCTTTACTTTTTACAATCGAAACAAGAGCAATATACTCTACCTAGTCTCGATATCGTCCGACTCTGGCCAAACCTATTCGTTTCATAAAAACATACGAATCGTTTACGGTCTACATAAACACTATATTGgcattacatattataacatctatttaaataaaatgtttacaaattaCGAGAACTATTTACAgaatatacaattaaaaaaggTAATCTTTACATTTGCGTTTCTTTGAAAACAGCTTAAGCAATATGAGATATGTAAGGATAATTCAGCTTGTTTTGTGTCTTTTATTAACAAGGCCAAGCGATAATGTTGTCATTCCGCAGATGAATTCAGCCAAGAGGATTCCACTGTGTGAAGCGACCGAGACGCGTCCGGCCGTCACTGTCACTGACATGGACACCGTGCAAGAGGAAAATGACAATGACAggtatgttattaataatagaaCTCAGGTTCATTGATTATTAAATGAACTACAATTAAAGTCAGTTCAGTCGTCttaagtcaaataaaaataacgtacAAGGCGCGATCATCAACTGCATTTGATCTCTAATTGCGCACTTTATGCATTTTGTGGCGTAAATTTTCACACCTGTTTGTTAACAAACATAGACAACTTTAACTAAAGATTcgaaactaagattttcgtagttaatcaacatttcttaaatatagttcaaccgGTACGAACCACGATATTATATTGAGTtgaatattatcgtggtatgtacccgttgaactatatgtAAGAAATGTAGACAACTTCaagttttcaatataaataaataaataaataaataaatatactacgacaatacacacacgtagcttgtgttatggatactaagacgactgatgaatatttttatgaataatatacataaatacttgaaatATACTGTATACATATACTATAGGGTTGTCAACAGCATGTTACGATTAGAATGTAATGGGTAATGGGGGCCCTTCATccttataaacattataaatgcgaaagtgtgtttgattGTTCCTTCTGTACACCTTCACTAAACAAGGAATGAACTTGATTTTGCgcgtagagttagttgaaaggacagtgAGTACATATGCTACTTTCATTCCttaaaaacaaacgattcccattagatatttaaaattcagtACTAAACAGCTGAAGAAAACGGCGTAAGctagtataataatagtatgtacATTCTCAcggaaattaatttatttaatatcagttttgttgatatatttattgtaactaggGTATCAGACTCTACATAGTATATTTAGAAGTAGaaccaactaaaaaaaaaaaatattcatcgtcTCGTGCTTACCAACTTTAAGAGCATGGTGTCATACTGATGTCCTACTTTTACGTTATCTACTTATATTTCCGTGATTTCATCTGTATCCATCTAGTAATCGATAAGAGTTGTTACTTCGCGCAATGTTAAATTGAATCATATATTTCCACAATAATTCGGCAagaaaaaaatacgtttcaGATTGTTAAGTCTACATTCTGGACTGATATTCAGCCTGACAAACATTCACTACCATAATATAGCCTAAGTTATTCACAGATGTATGTTGCCAGTACTGTTATAGTTAAAACTCTAAGCTATATAGTAGACATTTTCCTTAGATCTTTCACTACTATTTTAGACCTGccaatttattttagaatagaGAGTTGTGTAGGTACGAAAGAATAGCCACATAAATTAACACTGTTAATTCCTTAACGTTACATATTAAATTGAATTGGTAGACGTACCTATGAAATCGAACCCTCTagagataataatatatcactGAAATTTAAGAGACAGgaccttttattattattattattgttatgatAAGTTTTTGCACTAGACTTAAAAGCTTGATCAATTTAACAGTAAGAATTATTTTTAGCATGCTTCTCGCCATAAAGTTAAAATATGCTAACGATTTAATTAAAGTTTCTTTTAAAACGCCTTTTTGTTCTTTGTGTTTGTCAGACTAACGCTTATCTTATGAGATCAGTTGCACGCATACTTCTttgtttataaaagaaatatcatGCTATAAATCTTCCTACCTTTTGAAGACTGCTACGCTGCATAGAATATTAAtgaatcattattataaataaagctattaggtattaaaatattaaatattataagagGTACAAACTTTGATAACGGACAACGAACaagttaaatatatacaaactaCCTGTGCCTTTCAACCGCATATAACTTTATTAACCTAATTTCTGTAACCTAACTTATCCAAATATATAAAAGCGAGTTACATCTGACTTACTCACTCACTGACTTAACacgaaaatacatttattaagatttttatgaacgcttcatgtgcccgtaataggcctacatgaataaagaatttttgaatttgaattaagagtggcaacacttttgaaacatcaataTTACCCTAATTTCGAATTAGTTACCCTACCATCCCGTTTGGAAGgccgattctaccgagaatCCAGCAGGAAAAATGCAATAAGtaaaaaaaggcttttattattcCTTGGCTGACAAGTGcagacaaaataaacaaaaaagagcATAATAAACAAGGTTTTGCAAATTTGTTTcgttaaataacatttttttgaaaaattgtatATGCAACCAAGGACCCCTTGTGAGTAAGGGCCACACTCTCAATATCATCTGCCCACCGTTCTTTTGGGCGGCTAAGTTTTCTAATGCCCTTGGAACCCCTTCATAGAGATGTGCGttatgtacatttattattagtgGCGCGTGCGACGTGACCTGGTttctgcttaaaataaaaatacaattcgctTTTATAACACTAATCTCGATTCAGCGATGGGATAAAGCCCATAAGTCATTGTTACTGAATAAATAAacctacaaacaaacagataatttttcgaatttattagatatgtaaataaacaaagacttcatacatgaatgttttatatttttgaaattcaaaagaTACAGATATTTATGCAAGCTTACAGGAAGACCCCATTTAGATGCACAATGCATATTTGGAGATTTGGCGCTCAGTATTGGAGGCGAAATAGCTCAACAAAGAGCTATATCGTCACAATCGATTTCTATATTCGGTGCTTTATAGGGTGATAATTCTATAGAAGAATTgcataatcttatttttttatcttatactCTGCTGCTGATTATTCCTAATCAGAACAATTCTTTGAAGAtacaaaatagaataaaataatctaGAAAGGCCTGAATAAAAGAACATCACAtctagtaaacaaataaataatgcatatCATGTATGTATACAtccgttatatttatttaattttgcaaattgaaTACAGAAAGCGCTTTCGATCAACCTGTATAAGATAGGAAAGTATGAAATGCATACACAAAGGCGGATTTCGGTGCAGAGCCGGCAAAATATTTATGACGTTTGATAGACCGCTTTGTGTCGCATAACGCCGTTCAAGCTTGTCTGCTCTCAGGGAAACTCAAAAACTAAGCTCTAGAGGAGTTGGTAGCTCTGGTATTTTATTCACCGAATCTAAATCCGACAcgatttttttgaagtgaataTTTTACCACAAAGCTGGACTTCGCAGTTTCCTATTTTAGAAAAtccaataaacatatattttttataattagattCTGTTTTTCTAATCGGGTATATAACCAATCAATAAAGATAGGTAAATTTAGTAGAAGTAGATCTCGTCTGGGTAAGTTCTACTGCCATGCTTAATTCTGCCGAAAAGCAGCGTGCAGACCTGAACACagcaataaatacatataaatacatatactacgacaatacacacatcgccatctagccccaaagtaagcgtagcttgtgttattggtgctaagatgactgatgaatatttttataaataatatacataaatacttagatatacatataaacaccgagacactgaaaaacattcatgctcatcacacaaacattttccagtagtgggaatcgaacccacggcctaggacttagAATGCAgtgtcgctacaaactgcgcaaACCTGCTGTGTTCAGGTTTGAAAAGCGTGGTTTccagtgtaattataggcacatgagggttaatacctacacctcaggttaaTGGCCACAggacggcacgttgcaggacgttttccttgcatgctctgcgaagtttcgctctatttataggcgatggttttccgccTACCATCAGTTGGGCCATCCACTTGGTCCACCAATGACTACAacaatgattataaaaaaatcatcatgaAAAAACCGTTTATATAAGATGGTTAGGACTGGTCACAACAATGGTTTTAAACAGTCACCTGTCTGACcgaaaaatattgttgtggTCGAAAAGGTATGAGGATGTATGATTTTGGAACTTGGTTGACCAACTTTTGAAACTGTTTCCAATTTGGGCATTAAGCTTTCCTCCGTGCTTTGGCTTTGGATAAGCGTAACCTAAAAATCTGATTTTGTTACCTATGCCCTCTAACCTACACTGAAGAAAGCAGAGGGGTTGATTCCTAGCTCtaacacaactaatattgaagcactaaagtggagtggtttttgaaaaccactccactttagaagtaaTTCTCGAACAGGTgattagtcacttcattccatttagtaGTGGACagtattttacctctaatgtaaTCTTGACGTTTagcataaaatggggaaaataggaaaaaaattataaaaactttccGCGGGAGGTGGTTTTCACTTTTTTGGACACTattcactgcatgcaataatggctgaatgctTTCTCTATGATTATAATTCTGTGTGTAAAAtatcacattttaaaattttaaattcatacttacaaaaaaattcggattaaacaggatttgaacctgcgcaaatgcggcctgagcgctttacgaCTAAGCTTCGTATATCGTGAACCCGATgccaaaatttatatatgtataaattgatatatttatatatatataatttatatattttaattttaattattaatgaaaataggggaatatataaatttattatatattcccCTATTTTCAATCTGTCAgatagtcgcaggttcaaatcctgtccgTTCTGAAATCTTTATACCTCCCTATGCATttataattgaataatttaataaagttttgtttttttgtaattgtcTTTACTGTCTATTTTTACCCATCAGTGATGAATCTTCATACTCCGACTTGGGACACCTTAGGGAGCGCACCCAGGCAATGCTAAGTCCAGTTCAAGAACCGCTTCTTCAGAATTCAAACTCGTTACCGAACAGTCGACGTGTCTCGCATGATATAGATTCCAAACTGGCTGCCAACCTTAACACAaggtatttatatcaataattattatagtaaataattaaatagaagGAAATCGACCGGCCTGTTTAAATAAGCCTTGTCTACAATTTACAATCTATATGTAGGTATTAAAAGGAATATgtaataaatgcaataaaattatttatctactcccatGTCTTAAGTCCTCTATAAAAGGTTCTGAAACGGTTagcttattgccaacattaaaacacccaTTGTCTTAGTAACCATTCTAACATCCAAAAGATGATAtaatgttgtactgaatttcattataacactccttggtttttttttcgatgCAAAGGGTTTCTCACAGACAGCCGATTTCTTACTGCTCGATGCGTACtcgtatgtgtatgtatttaaaaaaaaaacgtaattcaCGCGCGTGCCCGGCTAAACGCCGCCATAAAAAAGGAGGTTATTCAAATCCCCGTTATTTTTCTTcgatacttttattgttttgtgtacaaaaaatataaaattatttataattttgatagcACCACAGCcattatatctatattttttaattaataggtaTATTTTGCGAATAccatagaaaataaaagattgaactggtaaatataaatatctcgCCGAGTGCCTTGGGATTGggacttatttaatattattatttctttatttatttatattatgggaGTAGATTAAGTATTATATATGCAACTGATTGTGAGGTATTAAAAGTGTTGcatgaaaaacttaaattacatTGTGGATTGTCAGTAAGGTAAAGTTAGTTAATTTTTAACGCACTTTAATTTGTACCTAGGTCAATATTTTGAGAGAATAATAATGATCATTGTGGCATGCCagcataaactaatatattatcACAGAGAAATAATAATcaagataattattttagtttgtgtTTAGATCTTGCAATGAATACCACTCAATGTTGATATAAACTGATTTTGACGGCGTATTTGAAAAGTTTTACTGAAGTATAACATTGGGAATATGTTATCAGATACAATCTGTATCTCGGGTTTTAGTTGAACGATTTTTTTCACCAAGGCTTCACTCCATTCCttacatgttttattttgtttcaagaACTTTTAACTGTAAAGAtcgtttttaaaaaattaaaaaataaaagcataaaacattaatttagaaTATCTGTCTTTGATctatttgtttttatctttttcatcacatttgttttttctctatttttaaaacacacttTACACTAAACAGTAATGAGAAGAttgcttacattataagacaatttagaaataaattcagaagtacaaacaaactaaaaaatacgcttggtataaaaaactaaactaatttctaccttttagtttagtttatttataaaatgtctacaaagtttgaacgaaatctgaccgtcTAAAGTGGatcaaaatagcgtccaaagaagtcggttacaaacaaaaaaacatacaagtgaggctaatataaagcgtgtaaaaaaggGTACATACGTAACAGTTCTCACGCCTGACATGACTTTAAATGAACTTATACTTTCGGCCTACACCAGTTTTCCcacctttttaaattttcaatagtATAAAGCATGCTATATTATGTAAAGGCGACCCTCGGCGATAATCGCAGCATTTCGGCGACCATCCCAAGCGCTTGCACTATGCGCTGCTACTCAAAGACGTTTCCTATCCGAGCTGTCGCCGAATTCGCGAACATCTATGGCTTCGACCCACGAGCATCCAGCGTCTGCCACGGAAATCATGGGCCAGTAAGCTTTAAATGTtacaatacattaaaaaaatatatcagtgACTTTTCTAACACCAATTTCATGTCAGTTCTAACTGCATgtatcatttattttcattatcttGAATATTCAAGAGAGggctatacatttattatacagaataattcatatatattatacacataatattagaaataaataagagaaaatgtttttttcgtcTTACAACAGTAACCTTGTTAATatctaacgaaaaaaaaacataataaaatatttattatcgcaTTAGAATCCTCCTACATCTTTCCAATGGCGGGATCTATTGGATCAATTGcggcttaaaaaaaaatcaatcaacCTCAATTATTCTACGATaaagttaaaacacattttttaaaataagaaggTCAAACAATTGCGAAACAGGTTCAATACGTATAAAGCATTATGAACACAAAGCAGGCCAAACCCTCCGAGCGTTAGATAGCACAAATACAAAACTTGGACTTCATCTCTATAATCTAACGTGATCCTTTTCAAACCTCAAGAATAGAATtacattaaacaataaaaaaccgattaatcaaataaatgttataccaacgaaaagtaaataaattattgtattaatcAAGCTTGTATGCTATGTGCTACAACTCGCGATAAAATAGTACTAACTTTGACAGAAAATATGGGTGTTCTCCGATGAATACATCTAATCCCTTTCAAGTTTACTGGCatgatattatgtattatgattGCATAAACAATGCATACTTATGTGATAATAGCAATCGCGATAGATTTGCTGTCATTTTCCGTTTCCAAACCTCTTCGACagatctttatgaaattttaattaggaCCCATTTTGGCATAAAACtccgtaatatttttttgcgtACGCCCGAATATACATAAGAAAACATCCAAATTGATAACTTCCTCCTTTTTTAAAGgaatttcgttaaaaaaaaacacgtataTTATACACGTATGCAGCGAGATACAAAGTTACTAACATTCTTGTATAAGCAATATTTTGCATTGAATTGATATTAAAAGGCTCATCGTGTCTAAAATAGATGTAGATGAGAGACCTACTTATTAACTATGCCGCTACCTGCATTATATACCTGACAATACTCGACACCTACAACGCGTCCACACAATTCAAAAGCATACCCTTAGTTATTTACAGAGACTGGAGAGACTGCTTGACAATGCTTTTGTTAGCGTTCTACAAACCGCTTGTCAGATCGCGATCATTTAACATTTTCATTGTGTTCAGTTATATCATAAATGTATCGACATAATTACGAaacatttcagttttttaatgttGGCTGTTTTCAGCGAAGCCTTGAGCAAAGCATTATCTGCTCTATATGCAAAGCTTTTGGTAGTACTTGGGTTGGCATTTCCTGTAACTGAAGTTATTGCCAATGGTGTACCAGATGCTTATTATCAGGTAAGGTATTCACaaaggaaaaatatatttatttattttacttccgATGGCGACCAAAGTTTATgtggtattttaatattttgcagGGATTTTACATGTATCTTTACTTAGTATCACTCATATttgtgatatttcaatatgCGAATTTAATGAGAGAAAAAGCATTCAACATGATAATTAATAACCGAGGTAAGGATACGTGAACTAAGCAATTAGGTTTGCCTTAggtttagtaaaataataaaaaaactctaGCCTTAGTAATTAGTCCCATTTGCGTAACAAAATGCGACATTAAAATCACATCTTGTTTGCATAATTACCACTGCAAAGAATATTGCCTTCTTAACTTCGTATTCCACTAACGTTTTCAGTCATTCATATAATGAgttcttcttatttttttatgattatttttaaaggtcTGTCAAAATgtgtaattaaacaaaatatgtctATTTTTAGATGTAATAGTCAAAGAAGATAAGAACGGTACTGGTAGAGCTACACCTACTGAAAGGTTGAAAGAAAAGGAAACAATATCTCGTTATggaagtttttatttaagactCGGTGCTATAGGTATAATTGTGTGACAtctctttaatttattatttattaactatgtGTTTTATATCCTATTTTTTGGCAGCTTTTGGCATCGGATCAATGGTATACAGTGGGTTGGAGTTCGgagaatattttgaaatgtcTGATCGCTGTCGTTCAGTTCTTTCTGCGCTCACTCCAGCGTTACGTATGACACTAACACTAGCTCAAATGCAGTTCATATTTCTTACAAACAAGGACATTGAAATGGGCAGTTACAAAATGATACAAAGATTTGGATTTATGCACATGATCGCAACAAATCTGTGCGAGTGGCTGTACGTTCTCGTTGAAGAAACAAAACATGAAATTCATCATCTTGAACATTCAATGTTCGCGAAGTCTAATACTGGTCATAATAGTACTAATGACATGCCATGTCGACGATCAAATATTATGGGCACACTTGTACAAAATGCATCTCCATTCCTGTTCCCATGTACTATTGAATATTCCCTAATCTGTGCTGTTATTTTGTATGAGATGTGGAAAGAGGTAAAACATTAGTATTTTCaacttataaagtttaattcaaCCATAGTTAACATTGCTAATTTGATGCCACTTTCAGGTGAAATGTACACCTGCAGATTTCGAAAAGAAATTTCTGTATCCAAAAAACAAATCACGTAATAATTCAGttacaccagagaaaattttacaacaatttggtttgtattttattttaaagatcgataatattttgttttatatcattAAATGGCGATAAGTGAACAATTTAATAACACTGACGCTTGAGAAGATGAAAACAGTCTGGcagattaaaaatattgagatttttttcagCTGGCATGCTGGGTGTAAGCTCTCCTCATGGTAGCCGAACAGCACTGCATCATTTTTCAGTGGATTGTTCACATGCCCACAGAGGTCTATTTGCTGGAATACTTCTTATTGTTTTGACCATTATATCATTAATCATGTTCTTCGTACTAGCAAACAATCCTATCACAGTCAATGTAAGATGAAATAGCTAATAATATTCTtctttttgaattaatttggaTGACATTGATAGTTATTACTTTTTGCAGGACGCAATATTCGAAGTTAACATATGCGAGTTAATATTGTACACGTTAAGCATATTAGCATCTGCAACTGCATTAAAACAAATGAGAGTACTTCCCTACAAAAGGAAAACTCAAGGTGAAATctatattacacatatttttaattcagtttttaattatttacttaattcacACTACAAAGTAATTTGGAAAGTTACAGACTTTAACAAATTGTAATTGGTATTTACTTTTTGTGATATGTATCAAGGCTTCCTAAGGCCTGCTTTTATcgaaaattgttttcttttcttttcagcTGTTTTAGTATTAGATACATCTTTATTAATTCTTGCGCAATCTGGCATGTTCGTGTACTGCATGTTCAGCCTTATTGGGTGTCACCACACGGTCAATAACAGCAATGGTTCCGGTCTCACAGGTTTTTTCTCTGAATTTTTATCTTTGAATCAGGTGATTAATTTATacgcataataaataataaatatactacgacaatacacacatcgccatccagcccgaaagtaaacgtagcttgtgttatgggtactgagagagctaatgaatattttttttatgaataaaatacacataaatacttataatacacagataaacacccagacactgaaaaacattcatgttcatcacacaaactttttccagttgtgggaatcgaacccacgcggactcagaaagcagggtcgctgcctactgcgccagtcggcaatatttttatataa from Pararge aegeria chromosome 5, ilParAegt1.1, whole genome shotgun sequence includes the following:
- the LOC120624088 gene encoding proton channel OtopLc-like isoform X1, coding for MNSAKRIPLCEATETRPAVTVTDMDTVQEENDNDSDESSYSDLGHLRERTQAMLSPVQEPLLQNSNSLPNSRRVSHDIDSKLAANLNTRRPSAIIAAFRRPSQALALCAATQRRFLSELSPNSRTSMASTHEHPASATEIMGHEALSKALSALYAKLLVVLGLAFPVTEVIANGVPDAYYQGFYMYLYLVSLIFVIFQYANLMREKAFNMIINNRDVIVKEDKNGTGRATPTERLKEKETISRYGSFYLRLGAIAFGIGSMVYSGLEFGEYFEMSDRCRSVLSALTPALRMTLTLAQMQFIFLTNKDIEMGSYKMIQRFGFMHMIATNLCEWLYVLVEETKHEIHHLEHSMFAKSNTGHNSTNDMPCRRSNIMGTLVQNASPFLFPCTIEYSLICAVILYEMWKEVKCTPADFEKKFLYPKNKSRNNSVTPEKILQQFAGMLGVSSPHGSRTALHHFSVDCSHAHRGLFAGILLIVLTIISLIMFFVLANNPITVNDAIFEVNICELILYTLSILASATALKQMRVLPYKRKTQAVLVLDTSLLILAQSGMFVYCMFSLIGCHHTVNNSNGSGLTGFFSEFLSLNQTILQSLFIIDAWWRRSSNSEQRRKKPGRQLVTFLLVANMAMWAINTLEKNRAEFRPAHLAFYGPWAWTIITHVSMPLAIFYRFHSTICLFEIWKNSFKNKPLYLNI
- the LOC120624088 gene encoding proton channel OtopLc-like isoform X2, translating into MNSAKRIPLCEATETRPAVTVTDMDTVQEENDNDSDESSYSDLGHLRERTQAMLSPVQEPLLQNSNSLPNSRRVSHDIDSKLAANLNTSEALSKALSALYAKLLVVLGLAFPVTEVIANGVPDAYYQGFYMYLYLVSLIFVIFQYANLMREKAFNMIINNRDVIVKEDKNGTGRATPTERLKEKETISRYGSFYLRLGAIAFGIGSMVYSGLEFGEYFEMSDRCRSVLSALTPALRMTLTLAQMQFIFLTNKDIEMGSYKMIQRFGFMHMIATNLCEWLYVLVEETKHEIHHLEHSMFAKSNTGHNSTNDMPCRRSNIMGTLVQNASPFLFPCTIEYSLICAVILYEMWKEVKCTPADFEKKFLYPKNKSRNNSVTPEKILQQFAGMLGVSSPHGSRTALHHFSVDCSHAHRGLFAGILLIVLTIISLIMFFVLANNPITVNDAIFEVNICELILYTLSILASATALKQMRVLPYKRKTQAVLVLDTSLLILAQSGMFVYCMFSLIGCHHTVNNSNGSGLTGFFSEFLSLNQTILQSLFIIDAWWRRSSNSEQRRKKPGRQLVTFLLVANMAMWAINTLEKNRAEFRPAHLAFYGPWAWTIITHVSMPLAIFYRFHSTICLFEIWKNSFKNKPLYLNI